A genomic stretch from Etheostoma cragini isolate CJK2018 chromosome 8, CSU_Ecrag_1.0, whole genome shotgun sequence includes:
- the nup205 gene encoding nuclear pore complex protein Nup205 isoform X1 — translation MAAQMAVNSGASLWGPLKELWETVDGAVLRRQPESVHLLDLQLKKHKPHFLSLYKNPPKSAEQREKVRKASTEGIAIQGQQGSRLLPEQLLSEAFILSDLFDIGELAALELLLAGEQQQPHFPGLTRGLVAVLLYWDGKLCLANSLRTLIQSRHGKTFTLDLSGELVALTTRFTDELMNHGLTKRLLTLVSEINVTREFERLQKERGLGNEKHRKEVSDLIKESRQALADSLFSWTCQSPLSKDDTLALIGHLETVTAQADGSLDSVNLALVMALLYCLDVSFVEQGTEDREDLIQALPMLTERQYVSAVHSRLMDGQPWKLTGLQAVCRLAWALSLRVLSQLPQGCALVEFTEADEALADQALLGDVFLFMKEGILGCESFAQEEFYIRRLHSLITDFLALMPMKVKQLRNRADEDARVVHMSLQMDSELPSSLRKDLDHLMILIGEFYSKDSFGLELGLEFWCPTESLQHTSLQGSYLGMALQRPPHKQVVLSKFVRQMGDLLPATLYIPYLRMLKGLANGPQCAHYSFSLLKTNGATHSDNIQGVSGSPVSWEHFFHSLMLYHENLRRDFPNPDAAHYRHPPLRGITQRELEGLTSFLQLLTTIITWSENARLALCEHPQWTPVVVMLGLLQCSIPPILKAELLHCLAAFGKSPEIAASLWQSLEYTQILQTVRAPGQRQAAGIEVELSEIESSCEEYPLTRGFCHLISTLVESSLPINLGAGLRVPGFQPYLNFLRDSVFLPFPTRAYRRPAEKWEVADAVLEVFHKLLRDYEPQPSDFVQEMVELQGEQVTTHKPPGHSIMFHLLNDSPMLALCLSLLEEGVRQLDTYAPFPGKKLLESAVLHCLCLLDLALQKEVVFMDLLRESQASMLVSPLEQLLQGVSPQTRRADHIVNIARYLYHSSSNPEAAFQSAKILRRIANYPNIQNRLVGDFTHDQSVSEKLMAGFVECLDSEEAEEGTENGDDSHPQKKVARIRHETQIHMLNLLITSLELKTPNLALYLLGYEVKKTVSSTNLQDPGVLGCPRSCLHAILSLLQRGTEKRSGPVLTQQAPHLAELCYQVIYQLCACPDTSGPTMRYLRTSQDFLFSHLQHLPFILPSNQIAALSQMSWLMKTAAIELRVTSLNRQRSHTQRLVSLLLDDQPHTQHTADGESGMEEETRSVSGFLHFDTVSKVRRKLLSVLDAIDFSQDMPELLQLDFFERAQIEQVISNCEHVNEQGHTVCNVKLLHRVLVAEVNALQGMAAIGQRPLLMEEVNSVLQQVVERNRVRRSLSAKRHALRSWRSLVETLLTTCPADLIPADDRQLIIRDLLLDLHDKVLSEDAAGELMPIVAGAVFTLTAHLSQSVLAEQQQGAGLEASSGFASIANSALHLILRKLLDFILCTGGGYQRLRAHLYGSLLYYLQIAQKPEEPDTLQTAGKAMWERLTAPEDGFSKLQRENLAIIESYGRALMEVVCRDACDGHEISRMLALAVLDRILSIDRQNQWLVYLCNSGYLRSLVESLRQDDAALQSLLTPQPPLLKPLYIFESKMALLTRVAKTGQGASELLRCGLVAQLIECQVFDMVPDSDAHRVMRDPSGFIPSPMDRYRQILLPTLRLFQVILTSTTMNHQQGAAQVLQWLIVHADTIQSLLRCQELSMGALQELSLLTGIISKTALPGALETGGEVNSAAIMEFQGHINRFQRLCLSLLSRLAGSEQERLLKQAEVSAPGDSAERREEMEVAMQQVRANIMEYCQTLLLQSSAQAQFSICLFSPSGSEPAGRDGGRTDLSSTLPSMAYSRAPSLGLVLYLLKNSAADFFRFHQSHRQSLGKLQSLDQLPPEELKELCQGLVSGPGGVEKISSVQRSLLAKRRLVQLINNRAKLLSLCSYVIETCLFVLWRHLEYYLLHCTPTDPKDSLMPGASLYRSRLTDDSFGGLQASGGRCLGLSRVSQQDLDLLKSDMAAGFGEALQRKLLEVEGLYSQVRSRYTFIQALVRRIRGLLRQPKS, via the exons ATGGCGGCGCAGATGGCGGTAAATTCGG GAGCCAGTCTGTGGGGGCCGCTGAAGGAGTTGTGGGAGACAGTGGATGGGGCAGTGTTGAGGAGACAGCCAGAGAGTGTCCACCTGCTGGACCTGCAGCTGAAGAAACACAAACCACACTTTCTCTCACTCTATAAGAACCCG CCAAAGAgtgcagagcagagagagaaggtgCGTAAAGCCAGCACAGAAGGCATCGCCATCCAAGGTCAGCAGGGGTCCCGGCTCCTTCCAGAGCAGCTCCTCTCAGAGGCCTTCATCCTCAGCGATTTGTTTGATATAGGAGAGTTAGCAGCTTTGGAGCTCCTGTTAGCAG GTGAGCAACAGCAGCCCCATTTTCCAGGTCTGACACGAGGTCTAGTAGCTGTGCTGCTCTACTGGGATGGAAAGCTTTGTTTGGCGAACTCCCTGCGCACACTCATCCAGTCACGCCATGGCAAGACCTTCACCCTGGACCTGAG TGGAGAGCTGGTGGCTTTGACAACACGTTTTACAGATGAACTTATGAACCACGGTCTGACCAAACGCCTCCTCACCTTGGTGTCAGAGATAAATGTGACACGTGAGTTTGAACGACTGCAGAAGGAGCGTGGCCTGGGCAACGAGAAGCACAGGAAAGAG GTCTCTGACCTCATTAAAGAAAGCAGACAGGCCCTGGCAGACAGCCTGTTTTCATGGACTTGCCAATCACCTTTGTCTAAAGATGACACCCTGGCTCTCATTGGCCACCTGGAGACAGTGACAGCTCAAGCTGATGGCTCATTGGATAGTGTGAACCTCGCTCTGGTCATGGCACTACTCTACTGCTTGGATGTCAGCTTTGTAGAGCAGGGGACAGAAGATAGAGAAG ATCTGATCCAGGCACTGCCAATGCTGACTGAGAGGCAGTATGTGTCTGCAGTGCACAGCCGTCTGATGGACGGCCAGCCGTGGAAGCTTACAGGTCTGCAGGCTGTGTGTCGACTCGCATGGGCTCTGTCTCTGAGGGTCCTTTCTCAGCTACCACAAGGATGTG CCCTGGTTGAGTTCACGGAGGCAGACGAGGCTCTAGCTGACCAGGCTCTGCTGGGAGATGTCTTCCTGTTTATGAAGGAGGGCATCCTGGGATGTGAGAGTTTTGCCCAGGAAGAGTTTTACATCCGCCGCCTCCATTCACTCATCACAGACTTCCTGGCCCTCATGCCAATGAAG gtGAAACAGCTTCGTAACCGCGCTGATGAGGATGCCCGTGTGGTGCACATGTCCCTACAGATGGACAGCGAGCTTCCATCATCGTTACGCAAGGACTTAGACCACCTCATGATCCTC ATCGGGGAGTTTTACAGTAAAGACTCCTTTGGGCTGGAGTTGGGTCTGGAGTTCTGGTGTCCCACAGAGTCTCTCCAACACACCTCCCTGCAGGGATCCTACCTGGGAATGGCACTGCAAAGGCCTCCACATAAACAG GTGGTTTTGTCTAAGTTTGTACGTCAGATGGGAGACCTCCTGCCCGCCACCCTCTATATCCCCTACCTCCGAATGCTGAAAGGGCTTGCCAATGGTCCTCAGTGTGCCCACTACTCCTTCAGCCTACTTAAAACCAACGGAGCTACACACA GTGACAACATTCAGGGAGTTTCAGGCAGCCCGGTGTCTTgggaacatttttttcactccCTTATGCTCTACCATGAGAACCTGCGACGAGACTTTCCAAATCCAGATGCAGCACACTACCGCCACCCACCGTTAAGGGGCATCACCCAAAGAGAGCTGGAAGGACTCACCTCATTTTTGCAGTTGCTCACAACCATCATTACATGG AGTGAAAATGCTCGGCTGGCGTTGTGTGAGCATCCCCAGTGGACCCCAGTTGTAGTGATGTTAGGGTTGCTACAGTGCAGCATTCCTCCCATCCTAAAGGCTGAGCTCCTGCACTGCCTGGCAGCCTTTGGGAAGTCACCAGAGATCGCTGCTTCACTCTGGCAGTCACTGGAATATACACAG ATCCTTCAGACAGTGCGAGCCCCGGGTCAGAGGCAGGCAGCTGGAATTGAG GTGGAGCTGAGTGAGATTGAGTCAAGCTGCGAGGAGTATCCCCTGACACGAGGCTTCTGTCATCTGATCAGCACACTGGTGGAGAGCAGCCTGCCCATTAATTTAGGGGCGGGGCTACGCGTACCAGGCTTTCAGCCTTACCTGAACTTCTTGCGTGACTCAGTGTTCCTCCCCTTCCCCACCAGAGCATATCGCCGTCCAGCTGAGAAG TGGGAGGTTGCTGATGCTGTCCTGGAGGTGTTCCACAAGCTGCTGCGGGACTACGAGCCCCAGCCGTCCGACTTTGTCCAGGAGATGGTGGAGCTGCAGGGGGAGCAGGTCACAACCCACAAGCCCCCAGGCCACAGCATCATGTTCCACCTGCTTAACGACTCGCCAATGCTGGCGCTCTGCCTTAGCCTGCTGGAGGAGGGTGTACGCCAGTTGGACACCTATGCACCTTTCCCTG GTAAGAAGCTCTTGGAGTCAGCGGTGCTGCACTGCCTGTGCCTGCTGGACTTGGCTCTTCAGAAGGAGGTGGTGTTCATGGACCTCCTCAGGGAGAGCCAGGCCTCTATGCTGGTTTCCCCCTTGGAGCAGCTCCTGCAGGGGGTCAGTCCTCAAACTCGAAGGGCAGATCACATTGTCAACATTGCCAG GTATCTGTACCACAGCAGCTCTAACCCAGAGGCTGCCTTCCAGAGTGCCAAAATCCTGCGTCGTATCGCCAACTACCCCAACATTCAGAATAGGCTGGTGGGAGATTTTACACATGACCAG TCTGTGAGTGAGAAGCTTATGGCAGGCTTTGTGGAGTGCCTGGACAGTGAAGAGGCCGAGGAGGGAACAGAAAATGGAGATG ACTCTCATCCACAAAAGAAGGTTGCAAGAATCCGGCATGAAACCCAGATCCATATGCTGAACTTGCTCATCACCTCCTTGGAGCTCAAGACGCCAAATCTAGCCCTGTACCTTTTGGGCTATGAAGTAAAGAAAACGGTGTCTTCCACCAACCTCCAGGACCCAG GTGTGTTGGGATGTCCACGGAGTTGCCTGCACGCCATACTGAGTCTGCTGCAGAGAGGCACTGAGAAGAGATCAGGACCGGTACTGACACAGCAGGCCCCACACCTGGCGGAGCTCTGCTACCAG gtgaTCTACCAGCTGTGTGCCTGCCCAGATACATCAGGACCCACCATGCGCTATTTGAGGACCAGCCAGGACTTCCTGTTCTCTCACCTGCAGCACCTACCCTTCATCCTGCCTA GTAACCAGATAGCTGCCCTCTCCCAGATGTCTTGGCTCATGAAAACGGCTGCCATTGAGCTGAGGGTGACCTCACTGAACCGCCAGCGTTCACATACACAACGCCTTGTCAGCCTCCTGTTGGATGACCAGCCGCACACTCAACATACAG ctgaTGGGGAATCGGGAATGGAGGAAGAAACTAGATCAGTCAGCGGCTTCCTGCATTTTGACACAGTTTCTAAAG TGCGCAGGAAGTTGCTGAGTGTGCTGGATGCCATCGATTTCAGTCAGGATATGCctgagctgctgcagctggacTTCTTTGAGCGTGCTCAGATAGAGCAGGTGATCTCCAACTGTGAGCATGTCAACGAGCAAGGACACACTGTGTGCAACGTTAAG TTGCTGCATAGAGTGCTGGTCGCTGAGGTGAATGCACTCCAGGGAATGGCAGCCATTGGACAGAGGCCACTGTTAATGGAG GAGGTGAACTCCGTCCTGCAGCAGGTGGTGGAACGCAACCGTGTCCGTAGGAGTTTGAGTGCAAAGCGACATGCGCTGCGGTCCTGGAGGAGCCTTGTGGAGACGCTGCTGACCACCTGCCCTGCTGATCTCATACCTGCTGACGACAGGCAGCTCATCATTAGAGACCTGCTGCTCGACCTGCACGATAAG GTATTATCTGAGGATGCAGCAGGAGAACTGATGCCCATTGTTGCTGGGGCAGTCTTCACCCTGACAGCCCACCTCAGCCAATCAGTCCTGgctgagcagcagcagggggCGGGTTTAGAAGCATCTTCTGGCTTTGCCTCTATTGCCAACTCCGCCCTGCACCTGATTCTCCGCAAGCTGCTAGACTTCATCCTTTGCACTG GAGGTGGATACCAGCGTCTGCGTGCTCACTTGTATGGCTCCCTGCTGTACTACCTTCAGAttgcccagaaacctgaagaaCCAGACACTCTGCAGACAG CAGGTAAGGCAATGTGGGAACGTCTCACAGCCCCCGAAGATGGTTTCTCCAAACTGCAGAGAGAGAATCTCGCTATCATTGAGAGCTATGGCAGAGCTCTTATGGAGGTGGTGTGTCGGGATGCCTGTGATGGCCATGAAATCAGCAGG ATGTTGGCTCTAGCGGTGCTGGACCGGATCTTGTCCATAGACCGTCAGAATCAGTGGCTGGTTTACTTATGCAACAGTGGCTACCTGCGGTCGCTAGTGGAGAGCCTGAGACAGGATGATGCCGCCCTGCAGAGCCTGCTCACACCTcagccccccctcctcaaaCCACTCTACATCTTTGAAAGCAAGATG GCTCTGTTGACTCGTGTGGCCAAGACAGGTCAGGGAGCTTCGGAGCTGCTGCGCTGTGGGCTGGTTGCACAGCTGATAGAGTGCCAGGTGTTTGACATGGTACCTGACAGCGATGCACACAG GGTAATGCGGGACCCATCCGGCTTCATCCCCAGCCCTATGGACCGCTACAGGCAGATTCTCTTACCGACCCTAAGGCTCTTTCAGGTGATCCTGACCTCTACCACCATGAACCACCAGCAGGGTGCGGCACAG gTTCTCCAGTGGCTGATAGTGCATGCCGACACCATTCAGTCTCTGTTGCGCTGTCAGGAGCTCAGTATGGGAGCATTGCAGGAGCTCTCTTTGCTCACTGGCATCATCAGTAAGACCGCTCTGCCAG GGGCCCTTGAAACGGGTGGGGAGGTCAACAGCGCGGCTATAATGGAGTTCCAGGGTCACATCAACAGATTCCAG cgtctctgtctgtccttgcTCAGCCGTCTGGCAGGGAGCGAGCAGGAGAGGTTGCTAAAGCAGGCTGAGGTTTCTGCACCTGGAGACTCAGCAGAAAGACGAGAAGAGATGGAGGTGGCCATGCAACAG GTGCGTGCTAACATCATGGAGTACTGCCAGACACTGCTGCTGCAGAGCTCAGCCCAGGCCCAGTTCAGCATCTGCCTCTTCAGCCCGTCAGGCAGCGAGCCAGCTGGCAGGGACGGAGGACGCACAG ATCTGTCATCCACTCTGCCATCAATGGCTTACTCCCGGGCCCCCAGCCTGGGTCTGGTCCTGTACCTGCTGAAGAACAGTGCTGCAGATTTCTTCCGGTTCCACCAGAGTCACAGACAAAGCTTGGGCAAACTGCAGAGCCTGGATCAGCTGCCTCCTGAGGAGCTCAAGGAG TTGTGCCAAGGCCTGGTGTCAGGCCCAGGAGGGGTGGAGAAAATCTCATCAGTCCAGAGGAGCTTGCTGGCCAAGAGACGACTGGTCCAGCTTATCAACAACAGAGCCAAGCTGCTGTCCCTGTGCTCCT ATGTTATCgagacatgtttgtttgtgttgtggcgCCACCTGGAGTACTACCTGTTGCACTGTACTCCCACCGACCCCAAGGACTCGCTGATGCCTGGAGCCAGTTTGTATAGATCTCGCCTCACAGATG ACTCGTTTGGCGGGTTGCAGGCAAGTGGAGGGCGTTGCCTTGGTCTGTCCCGAGTCAGCCAGCAAGACCTGGACCTG CTGAAGAGTGACATGGCGGCAGGTTTCGGAGAGGCTCTGCAGAGGAAGCtgctggaggtggagggttTGTACAGCCAGGTCCGCTCCCGCTACACTTTCATCCAGGCCCTGGTTCGCAGGATCCGTGGCCTGCTCCGACAGCCCAAAAGCTGa